Proteins encoded within one genomic window of Halocatena marina:
- a CDS encoding putative manganese transporter, giving the protein MFGELWEIFVLSVRDGFVQVSAFVAITVLLFSYVQYRTDGRLIEQLESNQRAQPIFGTMMGLTPGCGGAIVVMPLYIRGSVSFGTVVATLIATAGDSAFVILALAPEAALYAYTIAFGTAILSGYAVDRAGIGVSRIDRAVSELRSTATDGGMVANGGVHQSHSEERSPASPGVGSQVHHYEDVEGCEIETGTRESPFMERLSKGVLALWWIVAIGGLVAGVTYLMRGAPDVALVANVSFAGAFTIFGIVGTVLSFYLYFIGRRYIGHGQLRRAKDTFGTVHETFTHAAMETSFVTVWVLAAYLVYEYSVVLFSLDIAGIAAAAGVLAPIAGAGLGLIPGCGPQIVLATAYSEGAIPFSALTANAISQDGDALFPLIAMDKKAALIASIYTTIPALIVGVVLHLLFGPMFSFGVLGG; this is encoded by the coding sequence ATGTTCGGTGAACTGTGGGAGATATTCGTTCTGTCGGTGCGTGATGGGTTCGTGCAGGTGAGCGCGTTCGTTGCAATAACCGTGCTCCTATTCAGTTACGTGCAGTACCGGACCGACGGACGATTGATTGAGCAGCTCGAATCGAATCAGCGCGCACAACCAATCTTCGGTACAATGATGGGGTTGACGCCGGGCTGTGGAGGAGCTATCGTGGTGATGCCGCTGTACATCAGAGGGAGCGTGAGCTTCGGAACGGTCGTTGCGACGCTCATAGCGACGGCTGGCGATTCGGCGTTTGTCATTCTCGCGCTCGCACCCGAGGCAGCGCTTTATGCGTACACCATCGCATTCGGAACCGCAATTCTCTCTGGATACGCCGTCGATCGCGCTGGAATCGGCGTCTCTCGCATCGACCGTGCGGTCAGTGAACTTCGCTCTACCGCAACAGACGGCGGGATGGTGGCCAACGGTGGTGTACACCAATCGCACTCCGAGGAGCGTTCACCAGCGTCACCTGGTGTCGGGAGTCAGGTTCACCACTACGAGGATGTTGAGGGCTGTGAGATTGAGACCGGAACACGCGAATCGCCGTTCATGGAGCGATTGAGCAAGGGCGTGCTCGCACTCTGGTGGATTGTTGCCATCGGCGGACTCGTCGCTGGCGTCACGTACCTCATGCGGGGCGCACCGGATGTGGCACTCGTTGCGAACGTGAGCTTTGCGGGTGCGTTCACTATCTTTGGCATCGTTGGTACTGTTCTCTCGTTCTACCTCTACTTCATTGGACGACGATACATCGGCCACGGGCAACTCAGACGGGCAAAAGATACGTTTGGCACTGTTCACGAGACGTTCACGCATGCTGCGATGGAAACGTCATTCGTGACTGTCTGGGTGCTCGCGGCGTATCTCGTCTACGAGTACAGCGTCGTTCTCTTCAGTCTCGATATCGCGGGAATCGCAGCCGCAGCCGGCGTGCTTGCACCGATCGCGGGTGCTGGTCTCGGGTTGATTCCAGGGTGCGGTCCACAGATCGTCCTCGCCACCGCCTACTCCGAGGGCGCAATCCCGTTCTCTGCGCTTACGGCAAACGCCATCAGTCAGGACGGTGATGCGCTGTTCCCGCTCATTGCGATGGATAAAAAGGCGGCACTCATCGCCTCGATCTACACGACGATCCCCGCACTCATCGTCGGTGTTGTCCTCCATCTCCTGTTCGGTCCGATGTTCAGCTTCGGTGTGCTCGGTGGGTGA